In Notolabrus celidotus isolate fNotCel1 chromosome 22, fNotCel1.pri, whole genome shotgun sequence, one genomic interval encodes:
- the stx11a gene encoding syntaxin-11a — translation MRDRLGELLSSKPAVEENRPEGSQNHITEDNEEDPEQQAIVFKGEDEMDRTFKEAQALRKEMLLFRMDVKRLGKQNTRFLTSVRRISSIKRDSNALGRDIKARGEAIYNRLKKMEQLSKELEEQHGPTSAVVRMVRSQYISLSAAFHNAMSEYNGAEMVQRENCKTRIQRQAEIMGKEVSREQIEEMIETGKWNVFSDNLLLEGRTARSALNEIENRHKELLELEGRIRDIHELFSQMALLVEEQGCMLDNIEANVSSTQDYVAKASAQITRAVKYKKSNPCKKLFCCCFPCCR, via the coding sequence ATGAGGGACCGACTAGGGGAGCTGCTGTCCTCAAAGCCTGCAGTAGAGGAGAACAGGCCTGAAGGGAGCCAGAACCACATCACAGAGGACAATGAGGAGGATCCGGAGCAACAAGCCATTGTATTTAAGGGCGAGGATGAGATGGACAGAACCTTCAAAGAGGCCCAGGCACTGAGGAAGGAGATGCTGCTGTTCAGAATGGACGTGAAGCGTCTTGGGAAGCAGAACACCAGGTTCCTCACGTCAGTCAGGAGGATCAGCAGCATCAAACGGGACTCCAACGCACTTGGACGGGACATTAAGGCCAGGGGGGAGGCCATATACAACCGGCTCAAGAAGATGGAGCAGCTGAGCaaagagctggaggagcagcaCGGGCCCACATCAGCTGTAGTACGCATGGTGCGTTCACAGTATATCTCTTTATCAGCCGCCTTCCACAACGCCATGTCTGAGTATAATGGGGCTGAGATGGTCCAGAGGGAAAACTGCAAGACCCGCATCCAAAGGCAGGCGGAGATCATGGGTAAGGAAGTGAGCAGGGAGCAGATCGAAGAGATGATAGAGACGGGAAAGTGGAACGTCTTCTCGGATAATCTGCTCCTGGAGGGGAGGACTGCCAGATCCGCCCTGAATGAGATCGAGAACCGGCACAAAgagctgctggagctggagGGCCGCATTAGGGACATTCATGAGCTCTTTTCCCAGATGGCCCTGCTCGTGGAGGAGCAGGGCTGCATGCTGGACAACATCGAGGCAAATGTTAGCTCGACTCAGGACTATGTTGCTAAGGCCTCAGCTCAGATCACGAGGGCTGTGAAGTACAAGAAAAGCAATCCATGCAAGAAactgttctgctgctgcttccccTGCTGCAGATGA
- the fbxo30a gene encoding F-box only protein 30a, with protein sequence MENLHSHCLKCINRRCMARTEAGVCCDLIGCPLVCGAVFHSCKLEEHRLLCPYERLPCLNSVFGCPFTITRIKMAQHLETCPASIVCCTMEWNRWPVSYSDRKSYENLSKDFDEVEQLDMALALQDQRMLLESLKVTTTVSKNGDKEADESNKMATASSLPETVLGNGTVEMEDEPYNELYRASVETSRSLAAALDILTNSKDIGVIVGNLNGEKTDKKGALHNGENGDSHNVYVAEGGKNVDMQESDSDSECELGAVGGVDCAVGTNGEDGVGWVEENDFVELFFEEKEESIEEPINDSNLVWPEMPQDYVPVIALEPPVPQEAPLSAPMPFLLSDHVRNNFLQHLPSELRYRCLERKLQNVEVLRGISMFTFNGRRALLSDPYLFRAKMEDKAVDTSDLEVADDPMGLHGIDLITAALLFCLGDSPGGRGISDSRFVDGYHIDFGTQTFSFPSAILATNTMVGDIASASACDHASPQLSNPSPFHTLRLDLVLECVARYQTKQRSMFTFVCGQLFRRDEFSSHFKNVHGDIHAGLNGWMEQRCPLAYYGCTYSQRRFCPSVQGFRIIHDRHLGSFGVQPGLPFKSGNNIPRHTRYYQSQCDQFSSLPFEVLQHVACFLDSFSLCQLSRVSRTMRDVCASLLQMRGMVVLLWDKKRRADGSTSWQITDKVWRFSTAFGTVNEWKFANIASMADHLKKCKFNTIARREEAIPLPCMCFTRELTKEGRCLRSVLKPVA encoded by the exons ATGGAGAATCTGCACTCCCACTGCCTTAAATGCATCAACAGAAGATGCATGGCCAGAACAGAGGCAGGAGTTTGCTGCGACCTTATCGGATGTCCCCTTGTCTGCGGTGCAGTTTTTCACTCTTGCAAACTAGAGGAACACCGTCTGCTGTGTCCGTATGAACGTCTGCCATGCCTTAACAGCGTGTTTGGCTGCCCTTTCACCATCACAAGGATCAAGATGGCACAACACCTTGAGACTTGCCCAGCCAGTATAGTATGCTGTACTATGGAGTGGAATCGTTGGCCTGTGAGCTACTCTGACCGCAAGTCCTACGAAAACTTGAGCAAAGACTTTGATGAAGTGGAGCAGCTAGATATGGCTTTGGCCCTGCAGGATCAGAGGATGTTGTTAGAGTCTCTCAAAGTTACGACTACTGTGTCAAAGAATGGAGACAAGGAAGCAGATGAAAGTAACAAGATGGCCACAGCATCAAGTCTACCAGAGACAGTGTTAGGTAACGGAACTGTGGAAATGGAAGATGAGCCCTATAACGAGCTGTACAGAGCCTCAGTGGAGACGAGCAGGAGTTTAGCAGCAGCCTTGGACATCCTCACTAACTCCAAGGATATCGGTGTGATAGTTGGAAATTTAAACGGGGAAAAGACTGATAAGAAAGGAGCCCTCCACAACGGGGAAAACGGTGATAGTCATAATGTTTATGTGGCCGAGGGTGGTAAGAATGTAGATATGCAGGAGAGTGACTCTGATTCAGAGTGTGAACTGGGAGCAGTCGGTGGAGTGGATTGTGCCGTGGGGACAAACGGTGAAGATGGAGTCGGATGGGTGGAAGAAAATGATTTTGTGGAGTTGTTTtttgaagagaaagaagagagcatTGAGGAGCCAATAAATGATTCCAACCTCGTCTGGCCAGAGATGCCTCAGGATTACGTGCCTGTCATTGCACTGGAACCTCCCGTGCCTCAGGAAGCACCACTTTCAGCTCCAATGCCATTCCTGCTGTCTGATCACGTGAGAAACAACTTCTTACAACACTTACCTTCTGAACTCAGGTACAGATGTTTGGAGCGTAAACTACAGAACGTAGAGGTGCTCAGAGGAATaagtatgtttacatttaatgGTCGTCGGGCGCTGCTGTCAGACCCTTACCTGTTTCGAGCAAAGATGGAGGACAAGGCAGTGGACACATCTGACCTGGAGGTAGCAGATGACCCAATGGGCCTCCATGGTATTGATCTTATCACTGCAGCCCTGCTCTTTTGCCTTGGGGACTCCCCAGGAGGCAGAGGAATCTCAGACAGCAGGTTCGTCGACGGCTACCACATTGATTTTGGTACTCAGACATTCTCCTTCCCTTCAGCCATTCTCGCAACCAACACCATGGTGGGAGATATCGCCTCAGCCTCGGCCTGCGATCACGCCAGCCCACAGCTTTCCAACCCAAGCCCCTTCCACACGCTCAGGCTGGACCTGGTGCTAGAATGTGTGGCGAGATACCAAACAAAGCAGCGCTCCATGTTCACATTTGTGTGCGGGCAGCTGTTCCGACGCGACGAGTTCTCGTCacatttcaaaaatgttcaCGGGGATATTCACGCTGGACTCAACGGCTGGATGGAGCAGCGCTGCCCTCTGGCCTACTACGGCTGCACCTATTCCCAAAGAAGATTCTGCCCCTCTGTGCAGGGCTTCAGGATCATCCACGACAGGCACCTCGGCTCGTTTGGGGTTCAGCCCGGTTTACCCTTCAAATCTGGGAACAACATCCCAAGACACACCCGCTACTACCAGTCTCAGTGTGACCAATTCAGCAGTCTTCCATTCGAGGTGTTGCAACATGTAGCATGCTTCCTGGACAGCTTTAGCTTGTGCCAACTGTCCAGAGTGTCCCGCACCATGAGGGACGTGTGTGCTAGCCTGCTTCAGATGCGCGGCATGGTCGTCCTGCTTTGGGATAAGAAACGTCGAGCTGACGGGTCTACTTCATGGCAGATCACAGACAAG GTGTGGAGATTCAGCACAGCGTTCGGTACAGTAAACGAGTGGAAGTTTGCAAACATCGCCAGCATGGCCGACCACCTCAAGAAGTGCAAGTTCAACACGATTGCTCGTCGGGAAGAAGCAATCCCACTGCCGTGCATGTGTTTCACCAGAGAGCTCACAAAAGAGGGGAGGTGTTTACGCTCAGTTCTCAAACCAGTAGCATAA
- the LOC117806460 gene encoding syntaxin-11-like — protein MVETKNRAERDMRDRLLHLHQLQTDTEGFNTIELDNFSERSVDGATASSSSSHQDQELDGVLQEANLIRLEIQQIQNDISELKDVNYQTLNQTSYTNATKRDSNDIGADIKRRGEDVLKQLHMMSDLRRELEEQRGTSDPTARIAHTQYQCLSNALREVMFSYNDTEMNHKEACKRQIQRQMEVVGREVSERELDEMMENGELNVFGLQVEGKTARSAFLQIESRHKELQELEKRVQGIQELFLDVAMLVENQGAGIDNIQKNVQNTDVLVQEAAGKLERATQSDKNNPLKKLFCGCFPCYYN, from the exons atggtggagaccaaaaacagagctgaaaGAG ACATGAGAGACAGACTGCTGCACCTCCATCAGCTGCAGACTGACACTGAGGGTTTCAACACAATAGAGCTGGATAATTTCTCCGAGCGTAGTGTAGATGGAGCAACagcatcatcctcatcatcacatCAAGACCAGGAACTGGATGGTGTTCTTCAAGAGGCAAATCTGATTCGTCTTGAAATCCAGCAGATCCAGAATGACATCAGTGAGCTGAAAGATGTGAACTACCAGACATTAAACCAGACCTCATACACAAACGCCACAAAGAGGGACTCCAATGATATAGGGGCAGATATTAAACGCAGGGGTGAAGATGTACTGAAGCAGCTGCACATGATGAGTGACCTCAGAAGGGAACTGGAGGAACAGCGCGGCACCTCTGACCCCACAGCTCGCATTGCTCATACACAGTACCAGTGTCTCAGCAACGCTCTGCGGGAGGTGATGTTCAGCTACAATGACACCGAGATGAACCACAAAGAGGCCTGTAAACGGCAGATCCAGAGGCAGATGGAGGTCGTGGGCAGGGAGGTCAGCGAGAGGGAGctggatgagatgatggagaaCGGGGAGCTGAATGTGTTCGGCCTTCAGGTGGAAGGCAAAACGGCTCGCTCTGCTTTCCTGCAGATCGAGAGCAGAcacaaggagctgcaggagctggagaaGAGGGTTCAGGGGATCCAGGAACTGTTTCTGGATGTGGCCATGCTCGTAGAGAATCAGGGGGCAGGCATTGACAACATCcagaaaaatgttcaaaacactGACGTGCTTGTTCAGGAGGCTGCAGGAAAACTTGAGAGAGCTACTCAATCTGATAAAAACAATCCGCTGAAGAAGCTGTTCTGTGGCTGCTTCCCATGTTATTACAATTAG